The window caataatgattatatatatatatatatatatatatatatatatatatatatttatgtgcgtctatatattatttattagGTCATATTACCtgttgtatatatattcgATAAGCGTATACATACTTTATTAGCCAAGGCTTTGCATAGAGAGGTTTTTCCTGTTCCAGGTGGGCCATATAATAAGACtaaatgattataattaatCATATTACAATCTACTTTCTTTGTAGAAAATAACATCAAGGCTGATACATATTCTAATAAATCTCTTTTAATATTCtcttcataatataaactATCCCATAATTTATGAAATCGCAAATGaggtaatatatattgtatgTAGGTAGGtacatcatttttttccttttctcCTATTTGTTCTTGATCTTCATCATATTCACTAGCATcattaaatttttcttccatatgttcttcatttttgtaatatGTTACTACATGTACAACACAAAAGAAATTTGGTAAAATTATAGGATCTTCTTCTATAGAAGAAATAGATTTTTCTCCTATAATAGGTActgtaaataataaatttgattcttcatatatattttttttctctttccCAATTAGATCATTTGAAAAATTTGATGTGTGTACAATATTTTGTGAAAGAGCTAGTGAACTTACTAAAGATTTgtttttcttattttcaTCTACAATTTTCAATGGAGTAgtcttttttctttttcgtttttcatcatacatattactattactaataatattatttggTATATCATTATTGTGTGTAGAACAGTTTTTATCACAACTATTTAAATCGTAAAATGtatttaattcatataCTGAATAATGTGATggatataattttttacatctattattatcaacATGATCAAAGGTATCTATATGattaacattatatatattatacttattatcaatatttttatgattttctaaattatcatcattacTTTTGATATCTATAATATCGTTACTATTAGAATTAGTATTTCTTTTACAacttttataatttttaaaatctTCATTGTACTCTTTAATGATTTTTATAGGTATAGCAGGTTcaataacaatataatcacaatatttttttaatttttcacAAACAATTTTAGATGGATCATGCCTTCCTAAGGTTATTGTAATACCTAAGGAAAATAACCATTTCTGTGCAGCCACTTTTATCATTTCGCTTGATACATCGATTTCATTTTTCAGACATATTTCGCAGCATAAAGGTATTCTTCTCTCTTCATTTGAACTCATCAGAggaatattaaaatttataatcaattacaaaaataattaaatatataacataaacatgttaataataaaaaaaaatacatacatatatatatatatatatatatatatatatatatgtatcaATTTAGGGGGATAAGATTAATGCTAATTTcacttttattttctttccacacttttataacaatatataaaattaatatacattcaaaatatatttcacGATGCTTGATATTACATTTATcaacattttaatatataaagcataacattattttataattcatTATATGAATACCTAAAAAACATGTACATACGCTTctcaaataaaaaaaaaaaaaaaaaaaaaaaaaaaaaaaaaaacattaaGAACAATTCTTTAGGtattaacaaaattataatgttgcatatattattgattcatatataataaattagtTTATTTTAACACACTAAGAAAAGTACtgattaatataatttttaagacataagaaaaatatttataaaataataatataatattattatgaaattatgtgttataattttaataaatgttatagatttttttttttttttatttcttaataacactacataatatatatagataaattttctatattgtcataaagaaaaaaattcattttaAAAGTATAAGACATATTTTCTGATTTCTCAATTCCAATATTGGATTgctaaaatatatttattcatttctTTTACTATTTAAgagtataatatataaaaaatggtatatatatatatatatatatatatatatatatatatgtttgaatatatattcttttattttttatacattttttcaACATTTCAATCAAATGCTTTATGCATGAAAATATTCCATTAGccaataaaaaaaaaaaaaaaaaaattataaaaaaataaaaaaatgcTATTCAAggaataaaatatataatatattatttttaagaTCCAAAATATGATGttgtaatattttgtatatatatattaattttgaTTTTCTGTCACATGCAATTTCGATTaaccttttttttctcctttttcgttatacatatttatatgaaaagaCCATAAACTTTAtttgaaataatatatatatatatatatatattatagacatgctttattttaaaaatatatataaaattaaaatataaaaggataaaaattaatttaataaaaatattacaattttttatatttgtatattttttacatatacgtttgaaaaataaaatgtaaacATATAATCTGACATTCATAAgagaattatttattttgttttttatttttattttttttttttttttctgttgTAAATCTgatgttatatattatgtatttatatttacatgtacattttaattaacatgtatgtatatttttttttatatcgTATGTTAATTTTGAATCCTTTTCAACATCATATGTATAgagataataatttttgtcatttaaattattttcacaCTATCctcatatttattttaatcattaacgaaaaaaaaaaaatataataataataataataataataaattaataaatatataacttgatattatatatatatataaatttttgaAAGCATGAAAGAAGGTTACGCATTTTCATCTACAGAAGATATTGATAAGCCAGAGAAAGCCCttagaaaaaaatcaaaCAGAAATGATTTTAATGAGACTTATATTTGGcatgataaaaataacgAATATAGTAAGTATGTAGAA of the Plasmodium reichenowi strain SY57 chromosome 11, whole genome shotgun sequence genome contains:
- a CDS encoding AAA family ATPase, putative (transcript variant 1; alternatively spliced) translates to MSSNEERRIPLCCEICLKNEIDVSSEMIKVAAQKWLFSLGITITLGRHDPSKIVCEKLKKYCDYIVIEPAIPIKIIKEYNEDFKNYKSCKRNTNSNSNDIIDIKSNDDNLENHKNIDNKYNIYNVNHIDTFDHVDNNRCKKLYPSHYSVYELNTFYDLNSCDKNCSTHNNDIPNNIISNSNMYDEKRKRKKTTPLKIVDENKKNKSLVSSLALSQNIVHTSNFSNDLIGKEKKNIYEESNLLFTVPIIGEKSISSIEEDPIILPNFFCVVHVVTYYKNEEHMEEKFNDASEYDEDQEQIGEKEKNDVPTYIQYILPHLRFHKLWDSLYYEENIKRDLLEYVSALMLFSTKKVDCNMINYNHLVLLYGPPGTGKTSLCKALANKVCIRLSNIYTTGILIELNTHTLFSKWFSESGKQVLKLFNKIKRMISEYEENDIFICLLIDEVESLSADRKRSIESTDPSDTVRVVNTLLTQIDSLKYYHNTLILTTSNISEMIDEAFIDRVDLKQFIGLPNEECIYEIYKNCIDELIEKEIIRLSTKIPNYERAKKLTNSYKDDDKEEYINGYTLLKCAKLSEGFSGRCLRRIPFQAYAYFCQATLRFYNCTNNNQEKVLISLEEFFIALQKAILKETINKSKLSEQKNTKS
- a CDS encoding AAA family ATPase, putative (transcript variant 2; alternatively spliced) is translated as MSSNEERRIPLCCEICLKNEIDVSSEMIKVAAQKWLFSLGITITLGRHDPSKIVCEKLKKYCDYIVIEPAIPIKIIKEYNEDFKNYKSCKRNTNSNSNDIIDIKSNDDNLENHKNIDNKYNIYNVNHIDTFDHVDNNRCKKLYPSHYSVYELNTFYDLNSCDKNCSTHNNDIPNNIISNSNMYDEKRKRKKTTPLKIVDENKKNKSLVSSLALSQNIVHTSNFSNDLIGKEKKNIYEESNLLFTVPIIGEKSISSIEEDPIILPNFFCVVHVVTYYKNEEHMEEKFNDASEYDEDQEQIGEKEKNDVPTYIQYILPHLRFHKLWDSLYYEENIKRDLLEYVSALMLFSTKKVDCNMINYNHLVLLYGPPGTGKTSLCKALANKVCIRLSNIYTTGILIELNTHTLFSKWFSESGKQVLK